A single region of the Polyodon spathula isolate WHYD16114869_AA chromosome 5, ASM1765450v1, whole genome shotgun sequence genome encodes:
- the LOC121315742 gene encoding ras-related protein Rab-23-like — protein sequence MLEEDMEVAIKVVVVGNGAVGKSSMIQRYCKGIFTKDYKKTIGVDFLERQIQVNNEDVRLMLWDTAGQEEFDAITKAYYRGAQACVLVFSTTDRDSFEAIPSWREKVEAEVGDIPTVLVQNKIDLLDDSVIKNEEAEGLAKKLKLRFYRASVKEDLNVNEVFKYLADKYLLRLKQQTAEEPELVCTTSNKIGVFNTAGGSHSGQNSSNHNGEVISLQPNKQRTKKNKSPFSSCSIP from the exons ATGTTGGAGGAGGATATGGAGGTGGCCATCAAGGTGGTGGTTGTAGGAAATGGCGCTGTTGGAAAATCCAGTATGATACAACGCTATTGCAAGGGCATTTTCACAAAAGATTACAAGAAGACCATTGGTGTGGATTTTCTTGAAAGGCAAATTCA AGTTAACAATGAAGACGTCAGGTTGATGCTCTGGGACACTGCAGGGCAGGAGGAGTTTGATGCAATAACAAAGGCCTATTATAGAG GTGCGCAAGCCTGTGTTCTAGTGTTCTCTACCACTGACAGGGATTCCTTTGAAGCGATCCCCAGCTGGAGAGAAAAGGTGGAAGCTGAAGTGGGAGACATCCCCACAGTGCTAGTGCAGAATAAAATTGATTTGCTGGATGACTCCGTAATAAAAAA TGAGGAAGCAGAGGGCTTAGCAAAGAAGCTAAAATTAAGATTTTATCGTGCTTCTGTGAAAGAGGACCTGAATGTAAATGAAG tgtttaaGTATCTAGCTGATAAATACCTTCTGAGACTCAAGCAACAAACCGCAGAGGAGCCAGAACTAGTTTGTACAACCAGCAATAAAATTG GAGTTTTTAATACAGCTGGTGGAAGTCACTCTGGTCAGAATTCTAGCAATCATAATGGTGAAGTCATCAGTCTTCAGCCAAATAAACAGAGgaccaagaaaaacaaaagcccatTCAGCAGTTGCAGCATTCCCTAG